The Zea mays cultivar B73 chromosome 7, Zm-B73-REFERENCE-NAM-5.0, whole genome shotgun sequence DNA segment GTCAGCAAGGCCGGGCGGTCTGTTAGTGCCTCATCGCCTGACAGCCTGAGCCTGGCGTCCGCCGGCGTAgggcggggcggcggcggcggccgtccGGGCCTTGCGCTTCTGCAGGAACAGCTGCAGCGACCGCTTCATGGACAGCCCGGCGTCCGCCGCCTGGTCGATGTCGACCGCCGGTCCCACGAGGCCTCTGCCTCGCGCGCACCGCCGCGCCAGCGCCACGGCGCTAGTCgtagtgctgctgctgctgctgtcgcCGTCCTGCTGCCGGCCGTCGCCGCCGTCTACCCGcgtcagctgctgctgctgccgccgccgccgtccccggtggtccgccagggtctcctcgctCGCCATGGATATGATCGCCCTTGCCTGAATGATGCGCCAGGACGGCCGGCCGTGAAACCGTACACACCGATCAGTAACTTGAAGCAGTGATTACACGTGTTCAATTTAATTAACTATTGACCCGACAAGAGAGTAAACAGGAGACAATGAACAACATATAATTTCATGATCCAACTTAGAACAGATTCAATAGTTTACATAAACAAGTTAGTATTGATAAACACTCGAGTTTGTAACTTTGTATTCAAACCGATATATTTCAGATTTTTATTGGACATCCACGGGTAAAAACCGAAATCAAGAAACTGAGCCCGATAGGGAACCTGAAATGAAAGCCGTGAGTGGGAAATCGAACTCGAATCCAAAGTCCAAACCCATTGGACCCAAGAACCGAGGAGGATCAGACTCGAAAACTTCCATCTATCTCTACATGCGAGTTGGTCACTCGTCTTTCTTTGTGTTTGCGCGTGTGGACCGTGGAGGTAGTAGACGTACAGATGGAGACGAGACGAAGACAATTTGTGGAGGAGGCCAAGTCCCTGCCTAAACCCCAAAACACATTTGGCGCAGCACGTGCGAAATTGTTTTGTGAGGATTTTCAACTGTGACCGAGCCTGCAACGATTGAGACCTCGATCggagtcaaagactcaaaagtcaCCAGCTTAGGCGACAGACGGCTCTGTCTGTGCGCCGGGGCTAAAATTCTCTTCACCTACGTAGCGCGGTTGCTCGCATTTTTACGAAGGTAGACATATATTTTATATACAAATGCATGCTCAAAGCTATGTACTGCATCCGTCCTTAAGTAAAATTAGTTAGATTTTATACGATATTTGATGTATATGTTTTATATATGTCTAAATTTATCACCAACCATTTAAATATATGCATCCGTCCTTAATTAAACTAGTTTCTGAGTCTTCTCTAGGTAAAACCAGTTTCTAAGAAACTATATGTATCTAACCACCTTCTTCTATTTTTTTCTACTAAAATCCTGTTTTTAGAAACCAGATCTAGAAACCAACTTCTAAAAAAACCAGGGTGCATCTAAATACAGCCTAACAATATGTGGGTTGGCCTGAACACTAGTTTTTAGGAGATTGAAGTCACCCTTTTTCTTTGAACATGTCATCTTTTTTTCCCTCGTATTCTTTTGGGGGGCGTTTGTACTAATTTCTAGTGGTTGGAACAAATCattatttttttaatttttatACCAATATAATATAACATGCATGATAATGATCTAGTATATGCATGCATATAAGCCGGTGAAAAAAATATCAG contains these protein-coding regions:
- the LOC103631948 gene encoding Protein TIFY 5A, translating into MDGRRDVDDGGVAGAAAQERRWRGGGGDDEESSGLSNGGGGGGGVELSLRLRTGADDGAATAAALPPPPLPPPAEARRNMTIFYNGRVCAADVTEIQARAIISMASEETLADHRGRRRRQQQQLTRVDGGDGRQQDGDSSSSSTTTSAVALARRCARGRGLVGPAVDIDQAADAGLSMKRSLQLFLQKRKARTAAAAAPPYAGGRQAQAVRR